One window from the genome of Alnus glutinosa chromosome 13, dhAlnGlut1.1, whole genome shotgun sequence encodes:
- the LOC133854999 gene encoding serine/threonine-protein kinase BSK2, whose translation MGCLHSKTTHLPSPDDPSSQLDPANGDQADEELQVPAFKEYGLCELRKATNGFSTEYIVSESGEKAPNVVFRGKLENNRLVAVKRFSKQSWPDAQQFVEEAAGVGKVRHKRLVNLIGCCAEGDERLLVAEYMPNDTLSKHLFHWDKQPLPWEMRVRVAYYIAQALDHCNTENRKIYHDLNAYRVLFDEDGDPHLSSFGLMKNSRDGKSYSTNLAYTPPEFLRTGRVTPESVIYSYGTVLLDLLSGKHIPPSHALDLIRGKNVLLLMDSSLEGQYANDDATKLVELASKCLQSEARDRPDTKFLLTAVAPLQKQKEVASYVLMGLTKNTTVLPTMLSPLGKACARMDLTAVHEILLKTGYKDEEGAENELSFQEWTQQVQEMLNTKKFGDIAFRDKDFKSAIEYYSKLVAMMSIPSATVFARRAFSYLMNGQAELALRDAMQAQVCIPEWPTAFYLQALALSKLGMETDAQDMLNDGAAFEAKRQNSWRS comes from the exons ATGGGTTGCTTACACTCCAAAACCACCCACCTCCCCTCCCCAGACGACCCCTCCTCCCAACTCGACCCAG CTAATGGAGATCAAGCTGATGAAGAGCTCCAAGTCCCGGCATTCAAAGAGTACGGTCTCTGCGAACTCCGCAAGGCCACCAATGGGTTCAGCACAGAGTACATTGTCTCCGAGAGCGGCGAGAAAGCTCCCAATGTGGTTTTCAGAGGCAAGCTCGAGAACAACCGCTTAGTCGCAGTCAAACGGTTCTCCAAGCAGTCTTGGCCTGACGCTCAACAGTTCGTG GAGGAAGCGGCAGGAGTTGGGAAGGTGCGGCACAAGAGATTGGTGAATCTGATTGGTTGCTGTGCTGAAGGAGATGAACGGCTCTTGGTAGCTGAGTACATGCCCAATGATACTCTGTCCAAGCATCTATTCCATT GGGATAAGCAGCCACTGCCATGGGAAATGCGCGTTAGAGTTGCATATTATATTGCACAGGCACTTGATCATTGTAATACAGAAAATCGTAAAATTTATCATGATTTGAATGCGTACAGAGTTCTTTTTGATGAG GATGGTGACCCTCATTTGTCTAGTTTTGGCCTCATGAAGAATAGTCGAGATGGAAAAAGCTACAGTACTAATTTAGCTTATACTCCACCTGAGTTTTTGCGAACAg GAAGGGTCACCCCAGAGAGTGTGATCTACAGTTATGGAACAGTTCTGTTGGACCTTTTAAGCGGGAAGCATATTCCTCCAAGCCAT GCACTGGACTTGATAAGAGGGAAGAATGTATTGTTGTTGATGGATTCATCATTGGAAGGACAGTATGCCAATGATGATGCTACTAAATTGGTTGAACTTGCTTCCAAGTGTCTTCAGTCTGAGGCAAGGGATCGACCTGATACGAAGTTTCTTCTTACAGCAGTTGCACCACTTCAAAAGCAGAAAGAG GTGGCATCATATGTTCTCATGGGCCTGACTAAAAATACAACGGTGCTGCCAACTATGCTTTCCCCACTTGGAAAGGCTTGTGCAAGGATGGATCTTACTGCTGTGCATGAGATTTTGCTAAAAACAGGCTATAAAGATGAAGAGGGTGCAGAAAATGAG CTGTCATTTCAAGAATGGACACAACAAGTGCAGGAGATGTTGAACACGAAGAAATTTGGGGATATTGCATTTAGGGACAAGGACTTCAAGAGTGCTATAGAGTATTATTCGAAG TTAGTAGCAATGATGTCCATTCCTTCGGCTACCGTCTTTGCAAGGAGAGCATTCTCCTACTTGATGAATGGTCAAGCAGAACTTGCCTTGAGGGATGCCATGCAGGCTCAGGTGTGCATACCAGAGTGGCCAACTGCGTTCTACTTGCAGGCTCTTGCACTCTCGAAGCTGGGAATGGAAACTGATGCTCAGGACATGCTCAATGATGGGGCAGCCTTTGAAGCAAAGAGACAAAACAGCTGGCGCAGCTGA
- the LOC133854723 gene encoding ent-kaurenoic acid oxidase 2-like, with amino-acid sequence MEMGFSLMVFTALISGGFVAMFWLLRSANEWYYVSKLGGNGKQCSHHLPPGDMGWPFIGNMWDFLFAFKHGDPDSFIANLVTRFGDTGVYKAYMYGNPSIIVTKPETCRRVLMDDARFKQGWPKSTCTLMGRKSFMGLSDEEHKRLRRVTAAPINGHKALSMYQEYITDVVVNSLDEWATAERPIEFLTEIRKITFKIIMHIFLGSEVDPVLMKALEEEYANLNQGLRSMAIDLPGFAYHKALKARQKLVKILQGVVDGRRARKRNPSETQKHKDMMELLMEVEYDQNGEKLDDEEIIDLILLYLNAGHESSAHASMWATLFLHQHPECLHKAKREQEEIMRRRPSSEKRLSFKEIKQMEYLSKVIDETLRAVNISLFTCREAKTDVSIGGHTIPQGWKVLVWLRGVHMDPEYYPNPKKFNPSRWDENKPKAGSFIPFGAGSRLCPGSDLAKLEISIFLHYFLLDYELEQLNPGSAVRYLPHTRPMDNCVAKIKKLSSSFTHN; translated from the exons ATGGAGATGGGTTTTTCGTTGATGGTTTTCACAGCTTTGATATCGGGTGGGTTTGTTGCAATGTTTTGGTTGCTAAGGAGTGCAAATGAGTGGTATTATGTCTCTAAGTTGGGTGGAAATGGaaagcagtgctctcatcatcTCCCTCCTGGTGATATGGGCTGGCCTTTTATTGGGAATATGTGGGATTTTCTCTTTGCTTTCAAACATGGTGACCCTGATTCATTCATCGCCAACCTTGTTaccag ATTTGGTGACACAGGAGTGTACAAGGCCTATATGTATGGAAACCCAAGCATAATTGTGACGAAGCCTGAGACATGTAGACGAGTGTTGATGGACGATGCAAGATTCAAACAAGGTTGGCCTAAATCGACATGTACATTAATGGGGAGGAAATCATTTATGGGTCTTTCTGATGAAGAGCACAAGCGTCTCCGCCGGGTGACGGCAGCACCGATCAACGGCCACAAGGCACTATCTATGTACCAGGAGTACATCACAGACGTTGTGGTAAATTCGCTAGATGAATGGGCGACGGCGGAGAGACCAATCGAGTTCTTGACAGAGATAAGGAAGATCACCTTCAAAATTATTATGCACATCTTTTTGGGCAGTGAGGTTGATCCAGTACTGATGAAGGCCTTGGAGGAGGAGTATGCTAATCTAAATCAGGGATTAAGATCCATGGCCATTGACCTCCCTGGCTTTGCTTACCATAAGGCACTCAAG gCTCGACAAAAGTTGGTAAAGATCTTACAAGGTGTAGTAGATGGAAGAAGGGCAAGGAAAAGAAATCCTTCAGAGACCCAGAAGCACAAGGATATGATGGAGTTATTGATGGAAGTTGAATATGATCAGAATGGCGAAAAGTTGGACGATGAGGAGATCATAGACTTAATCCTCCTGTACTTGAATGCTGGCCATGAATCATCAGCCCATGCCTCCATGTGGGCAACCCTCTTTTTACATCAGCATCCAGAATGTCTCCATAAAGCCAAG AGAGAACAAGAGGAGATTATGAGACGAAGACCATCATCAGAGAAAAGATTGAGCTTCAAAGAAATCAAACAAATGGAATATCTTTCCAAg GTAATTGATGAAACGCTGCGAGCAGTTAATATTTCATTGTTTACTTGTCGGGAGGCAAAAACTGATGTTAGCATCGGTG gtCATACAATTCCCCAAGGATGGAAAGTGTTAGTCTGGTTAAGGGGTGTTCACATGGATCCAGAATATTACCCGAACCCGAAAAAATTTAATCCTTCAAGATGGGAT gaaaataaaccCAAAGCAGGAAGCTTCATTCCCTTTGGAGCAGGAAGTAGGCTATGCCCCGGAAGTGATCTCGCCAAGCttgaaatttctatttttcttcattattttcttcttgattaCGA GCTTGAACAACTCAATCCGGGAAGTGCAGTGAGATACTTACCTCATACAAGGCCCATGGACAATTGCGTGGCCAAAATCAAGAAGCTCTCATCATCATTTACtcataattaa